TGACACGGTACACATCCAGCCTCGTCCACCACGTCCTCTGTACCATCAAACACCACAAGTAAAGCCTCTTCCACCAAATCCTCCATATCCTCAAACACCACCGGTCCAACCTCCCCCACCAAAGATTCCTCAGTACCCTCAAACACCACAAGTCAAGCCTGATCCACCACCTTCTTCATATCCTCAAACACACCAGGTCCAGCCTCCTCCACCATTTCCTTCATACCCTCAAACACCACAAATCCAGCCTCCCCCACCAAAGACTCCTCTGTACCCTCAAATGCCACAGGTCcagcctcctccaccacctACTTCATACTCTCAAACACCACAGATCCAGCGTCCTCCACCAAAGACTCCTCTGTACCCTCAAATGCTACAAGTCAAGCCTAATCCACCACCTCCCCCATATCCTCAAACACCACCGGTCCAGCCTCCCCCACCAAAGACTCCTCTGCACCCTCAAACACCACAGATCCAgtctcctccaccacctccttcATACCCTCAAACACCACAGATTCAGTCTCCCCCACCAAAGACTCCTCTGCACCGTCAAACACCACAGATCCAACGTCCTCCACCAAAGACTCCTCTGCACCCTGAAAGGCCACAGGTTCAGCCCCTACCGCCAAAAATTCGTCCATACCCTGAAACGCCACATGTCCAGCCTCCACCCCCAAAGCCACAGCTTCAAAATCCCAACTATCCAACATTTCCACAATATCCTCATGGATCAATGATTACTACATACCCTCAAACTTTACCTGCATTACAATCTTCCCAAAACCCACAGGCCCCTCAACCACACCCCCAGAAACCACAGCAGGAGCCACAACCAAGGCCTACTTTCCAGAGTTGTGAGGTAGCACAGAGCCAGAGAATCCCATGTGGAGGTTCTGgtatttctgctgctgcatgtgAAGCCATTAGTTGTTGCTTTGACGGCCGACAGTGCTATTTTGGAAAAGCAGGTGAGTTTCAGTAACAATGTTGCATTAATGGATAACAGATATCCTTTAAGAAAGTCCTAGTTTCAAATCAACCTTTGCTGAACAAAATGTAGCCGTTATGACAACAATTGTTGATTCACCGCTTTAGTAAAGAGTGaaatattttgcaaaatattGCACTGATTGCTATGATGTTTGGCACAGAGGACATGCTAATTAGTAGTAATCCAATGAGTTAACATTTAGCagtgtcaacatgaaaattGGAGTTTGTTCAATTGGGGCTAATTATAAAATGGTTGTATTCCAACACCCTACACTCAGACTGATAAACCTTGAAATGATTTCTTGTATGACTGTGGAGTAATTGTCATGCTGCATTTTCTTTAATGTCTTAAGTTTCGGCTCATCATTGCCTGTTGTTGCTCCACCAGTAACTGTCCAGTGCACCAAAGATGCCAAATTCATTGTTGTAGTAGCTAAAGATGCCACTCTACCCAACGTTGACCTGGAGGCAATTTCATTATTGGGAGACGGTCAAGGCTGCACACATGTTGACTCTAATTCACAATTTGCTATCTACCAATTTCCTGTTACTGCCTGTGGCACCCTCGTCACGGTAAGATCTTGATTTTCTCTGCTTTCCAACCACtaagatatatttttttagaatcGCTACCCCacttgtcattttttcaacattttgtagGAGGAACCTGGTGTTATCGTCTATGAGAACAAGATGACTTGTGCTTATGAAGTGGGAGTTGGACCTCGTGGAGCCACAACCAGAGACAGCCACTATGAGTAAGTGATCAGTTCTGAATTGTTACAGTAttaaaataaaggttttgaCCAAGCAACATAATGCCCGGTCTTTTTTTCCAGAGTGCTCTTCCAATGTAGGTACATCGGCACCTCTGCTGAAACTCTGGTTGTAGAAGTTCTACCACTGGATAATCCTCCTCTACCGGTTGCTGGTCTGGGACCCATCAGCGTAAAGTTGAGACTGGCCAATGGGAAATGCACCACAAAGGGTTGTAATGAAGGTGGGAGTGTGTCAGTCTGGCAGAGTCGCTTTGTTTGTAGATCTCTTCACAATAATGACCGGTATCTCTGCTCTCACAGTGGATGTGGCCTATACCTCTTTCTATACGGAGGCAGACTATCCTGTGAGAAAAGTACTGAGGGATCCTGTGTACGTGGACGTTCAACTCCTTAGAAAGACAGATCCACTCCTTGTTCTGACTCTTGGTCGCTGCTGGGCAACCACGAGTCCCGAACCTCACAGCCTGCCCCAGTGGGACATTCTGATAGACGGGTAACTAAAAGACCAGTTTCCACTGTCCTGTTTCTGGTGACATGTTGGGCCTTTGTGAACGATGTCCATTACTGTCAGATGTGCTCACTGGGAAAACTAATTATAATCTGGAGACAGACTGATGCAACATTTTTGGAGCTAAAACTGAATCTGCATTTGATAGAACAGGTTAACGATATGTCAAACTAAAATACCAGTTCACACTGTTCTGTTCgtgatgacattttcagtatttgtcAGTAAACACATCTGttactgccattcaaaagtttggggtcacctagaaatgtccttacttttgaaagaaaagcagttttatcaatgaagataacaatacattttatcagaaatgcagtcgACACATTATTAACGTTGTAAACGACTGTTCtaactggaaacggctgatttttaatggaatatctccacaggggtacagaggaacatttccagcaaccatcactcctgtgttctaatgctacactgtgttagccaatggtgttgaaaggctcattgatgattagaaaaccctcggACAGTTagttgaataaaaatgtgagttttcatgtaaaacatgaaattgcctgggcgACTctaaacctttgaacggtagtgtatttgCTTACAGGAATAGTGAGCAGTGCAATTGGTGTTAGCACAGAGACAACCtaataatttaatttgaaaGATTTAGCCATTTTATATCTTACAACTTAAACTGCTCTACATCCAGGTGTCCAAACAGGGATGATCGCTACTTGACCTTACTGGTTCCAGCGGATCACGCTTCTGGATTCCCAGGTCACCAtagacatttcattttcaaaatgtttaccTTTTTAGACCCCCGTTCAATGGCAACTCAGAGGGAAATGGTAAGAAATACATGTACATAAATTAACATTGAACTGCTGCAATACAGTATTGGTGTATTTCTCTTCTAACACCATTTTCCTTGTTCAGGTCTACATTCACTGTAGTACAGCTGTGTGCTACGCAGCTCCAGGCGCCAGATGTGAACCAGTGTGCTCCAGGAGAAGTAAGACGTGAATTCTACAAAATTCAGAAGTAAATATGTCCTCAATCTGACTGTGTTTGCATGTCTGTCTGCAGAGAGAGATGTCAAAGCTGTGAGCCAGGAGAATAGTGAACAAAGGGTTGTGGTTTCTTCTGGACCAGTGGCCATGGTGTCTCCACAGCAGTAACCAGTGTCAAGCtcagttttaaaaaacatttggaACACAGTTCAGTTATTAGTGGCATGAACTGAAAAGGACATATATTGTAATGTATCACAAAGAGCTTAAAGTGTAAGAAACCGAATTGAGATCAGATAGGAAAACTTTTATGTCAGCAAGGCGCAGATCTAACTGACTGTATTTAGTGCTGATATTGTGTTGGCTTGTATTGTATTTAATGTGTGTCTCTTTTCAGTCCTAGTTTATATAAACAAGGCAAGCAGAATGTTACAAATGGCTTAGTATAattttagcacattaacaactAGCTGCAGcatcaaaacacacaataacacaatattTTCAGCAAGCAGCATCAAGCATGAACTGGCAGGGCAATGTTTGTGGAAAAAGCACAACATTTTGATAGCTTAAGCTTCATTATTTAAAGTGAAGGCTACTCTTTTATGTGCATAGTATTTCTGCAAAGAAAAATTTCAGTCCAGTAAAATTCTTGTGTTTGAATTTCTCCTTTTACAACTGAAGTCAAATCACTGCTATTTATTAagcacatttaaagcaacagaTGTTGAGCCAAAGTTCTTTTCAgtgcagaaacaaaacagatatTGCTAATTTGCccccaaaaattaaaataataaaaataagactccttaaatatttcagttaaaacatcacaatattatataaaatacaaatgtacATGACAAATTCAAGCAAATGTAGCCacaatgtaattttttaaaaaaaatctttaatttatGGATTCTTTCttttgatgtttaaaatatttgtaaaatacatgaaaatatcacaaattttttgcaaaaatacattttcaatgtACATATTTGATGTAAAATTGCATTAAATCCTGCAACGGTGAATTATATAgattaaataataatttgtttgtTAAACAAATTAGAGAATACGTGTAAATATTCTTCATTAAGCATTAAAAAGTCTCTCAATATGCACACAATCTCAGTAAAAATTAATGCCAGGAAAAAGTATTTTAATCCTAATTTTGGAATGTCACTGTATTTTGATGAGgttgttattttctgtcattttacctttttttttatggCGCCGCAACTACCagaatattgttgttttttttctattaaatgcATCATCAGTGGGGGTCAGATGACTGCTGAGTTTGGGAACAAAGGACACACCAGCAGGAAGCAGGAAGCAGTACAGGTGTACTAATCAGACACCTGATACAGGTGTGCTTTGACTGCTGTGTCCTGTTTTATTCACTGTTTACCTTTCAGTTGAACTCGTTCtctttgtttgaaatgtgttgAGAGAGCAgatttattactttattttaaaactgaagTCAATTGCCAAatgtaacattattattattattgaataaaattatgtttttaaagtgatGATGTACTGATGGAAATCAGTACAATAAACATCCACTACACATGTGCATTAAGTGCACAGGGATTAAAGGAAcactacagggtgacccaaaagtttggaaacaaagtttaactgcagtgtctatttgagttgggggtgcatgaattcactcttattttacccatttttgttatagcataataaaataacttaaaagcatagtatttgccgagtgcaataacttggaggaaaatgaatagaaccataagggccaggtatgctggagcataacctcaaaatgcaggccatcagtgtcagatttctaAACTCTtcatggtaaagtatctgacagttttaatttttttaaacatccaaaagtactatgaggcaacatttactggccagtttgaggaaccttcataagcatgaatgaagatacattccagaagataccagtgtaaccaggtggtggaaacgttcacaactttgtataagaaacaaacatgaacatgtcgaaatatgtttgttttacactaatctgttactcttctgaatatatctctggtactgatttattgaaataacattatattatttggattatagacttttcatttgtttccaaacttttgggtcaccctgtacctggaccttatggttctattaattttcttccgagttattgcactcggcaaatactatgctaTTGTGATATAACAAAAATgcgtaaaataagagtgaattcatgcacccccaactcaaatagacactgcagttaaactttgtttccaaacttttgggtcaccctgtaaaTAGgcttgttattaaaaaaaaaaaaaatagaccaaCTATTACACACCAGATAAGACAAATGTTGTCAAATCTTCCACTTTAAAAGGATACCTTATATGTGTATGGGAAGACAGACCAaaacaacgacaacaacaaaaacaaaacaaatgaagagGTTTAGAGACATTTTATGAATGATATAAAAGATGTGGATTTAACAGGTattcacactgaaaaataacTATTTGTTGTAACCATGCAGAACCTGTAAAGGATTACCGATATGGATCATCATCTGTTAGTTAAgatctttattctttttttttttttgctttttataaaaaaatataataaatgatgcaagaccaaaaatataaatgctggTTAAATGACTGTTCGAAAATGCATGAAGATATTTTATTGATGTACCAGTTGATTGGATTGAGTTGTGCAATGATTTCCAAAGCCGAGATATTGTGGTAGAATTTTATACGACTTTTTTTTGTgactgaaaaaaagcaaatacaaGCTGTCAAACACAACAGACTGATTGCTTCACGTTTCATGTTTATGTCATTTAAGGGCTTGTGCACATTAATACAGATATTCTgctcaagaaacattttaatcaaTAATTTGGCATCTCGTTCACGCACAACATTTTAGGTGACTTAAACTGAGGTTTTTCAAAAGCTTTCCAAATGTTTCGGTTTCCTAAAAACTTCAGTTTGCGTGTATCCACATAAATTATGTGGCTATGTAAAACAAAGAGTTTGGAAACAATGAAGCCACACTGCAAGTTGCATTTGCCCGTTGCTGTTTTatgtaatataatatacacacgtggacaaaattgttggtacccctcagttaaagaaggaaaaacccacaattctcactgaaatcacttgaaactcacaaaagcaacaataaataaaaatttattgaaattaaataatcaaaaacagccatcacttttgaattgttgattaacataattatttaaaaaaacaaactaatgaaacaggcctggacaaaaatgatggtacctctataaaagattgaaaactatttgaccagagtgacatgattaactcaggtgtgtcatttaattgacatcacaggtgtttccaaactcataatcagtcagtctgcctatttaaagggagacaagtagtcaccctgctgtttggtgaaaaggtgtgtaccacactgaacatggacaacagaaagcgaaggagagaattgtcccaggacatccgaaaaaaatgatagacaaacatcttaaaggtaaaggctataagaccatctctaaacagcttgaagttcctgtgacaacagtggctcatattattcagaagttcaagacccacgggacagtagccaacctctctggacgtggccgcaagaggaaaattgatgacagattgaagagacggatcgttggaattgtatccaaagagcccagagcaacctccaaagaaattaaaggtgaactccaaggccaaggtacatcagtgtcagatcgcaccattcgtcgttgtttgagccaaagtggacttcatgggagacgaccaaggaggacaccactgctgaaaaaaactcataaaaaagcgagactggaatttacaaaaatgcatgttgacaagccacaaagcttctgggagaatgtcctttggacagatgagaccaaactggagctttttggtaaggcacatcaactctatgttcatagactcaaaaaccaagcatacgaagaaaagaacactgtccctacggtgaaacatggaggaggctcagtaatgttttggggctgctttgctgcatctggcacagggtgtcttgaaagtgtgcaaggtacgatgaaatctgaagactatcaaggcattctggagagaaatgtgctgccgagtgtcagaaagcttggtctcagtcgcaggtcatgggtcttccaacaggacaacgatccaaaacacacagccaaaaacacccaagaatggctgagagaaaagcgttggactattctaaagtggccttctatgagcccagatctgaatcccattgaacatatgtggaaggagctgaaacatgccatttggagaagacacccatcaaacctgagacaactggagctgtttgctcatgaggagtgggccaaaatacctgttgacagctgcagaacgctcattgacaaatacagaaatcgtttaattgcagtgattgcctcaaaaggttgtgcaacaaaatattaagttatgggtaccatcatttttgtccagccctatttcattagtttgtttttttaaataattatgttaatcaacaattcaaaagtgatggctgattttgattatttaattttcaataaatttttatttattgttacttttgtgagtttcaagtgatttcagtgagaattgtgggtttttccttctttaactgaggggtaccaacaattttgtccacgtgtgtatatatgccACCATTTGGTTAGGACCACCAATTATGTTTTATTAACTATTGTTTCATCCacattgtttcagtttttaatcaGCCAAAATGTTGCTTAGAGGGACATTTTAGTTGAAGGTTGAATCAATACTGATTCAGTGTGGCCGAAAATATGACGTTATttcaacatctgtcatcaaCAGTTCTTTCAAAATAGTTCCAGTGTCAGGcatgaaaatattaaagctTTCTTCCAGATGACATTTCAGTAATGCTTCAGTCAGATTTTGCTGTTTGAAACATCACTTCACTGTGTCTGCTGGAAGGCTTCTCTGGTATTCATCGAAATAACTTTTAAGTgcttaaagttttattttattacatgttTTTACAGGGTACTGGAGTAACTGTCAAAAGTAGGGTCAGATGACCGCTAATCAGTTTCAGTGTCAAGCATCAAAATAGTAAAGGGTTTTTCCAGATGACATTTCAGTGTTGATTTAGTCAGATTTTGCTATTTGGAGCTCCACGTTACTGACATGCTAAAGCCTCCGTTTCTGCTGTGCCCAGAATTACTTGGTCTACAACATGTGCAATAAAAAGTGATTTGATTGGTGATTAACCCAGGGTTTCTGAATCTAGTTCTGACAGTGTTCACATGTAAAAAGCGATGTTATCAACAAATGACCAACTGCAGATATGAAAATGTTCTCagttgcatatttgtcacaagTATAGCAAAGCTATAAAAcaagttttaaaatataacagCATAAAAGCAACACGGCTGTCCCGG
This window of the Acanthochromis polyacanthus isolate Apoly-LR-REF ecotype Palm Island chromosome 8, KAUST_Apoly_ChrSc, whole genome shotgun sequence genome carries:
- the LOC110955541 gene encoding zona pellucida sperm-binding protein 4-like produces the protein MITTYPQTLPALQSSQNPQAPQPHPQKPQQEPQPRPTFQSCEVAQSQRIPCGGSGISAAACEAISCCFDGRQCYFGKAVTVQCTKDAKFIVVVAKDATLPNVDLEAISLLGDGQGCTHVDSNSQFAIYQFPVTACGTLVTEEPGVIVYENKMTCAYEVGVGPRGATTRDSHYEVLFQCRYIGTSAETLVVEVLPLDNPPLPVAGLGPISVKLRLANGKCTTKGCNEGGMDVAYTSFYTEADYPVRKVLRDPVYVDVQLLRKTDPLLVLTLGRCWATTSPEPHSLPQWDILIDGCPYRDDRYLSSLVPVDSSSGLEFPSHHKRFIFKMFTFVNPSSMEPLRELVYIHCSTAVCYAAPGARCQQVCLLRKRRDTAAESQKKSEPKVVVSSGPVAMVPPQQ